The Carassius carassius chromosome 9, fCarCar2.1, whole genome shotgun sequence genome includes a region encoding these proteins:
- the LOC132148830 gene encoding protein Tob1-like, translated as MQLEIQVALNFIISYLYNKLPRRRVNIFGEELERQLKQKYEGHWYPDKPYKGSGFRCIHVGEKVDPVVEQAAKESGLDIEDVRNNLPQDLSVWIDPFEVSYQIGEKGPVKVLYVDDSNENGLELDKEIKNSFNPEAQVFMPISEPLGMSPTSSSPSPPFGQSAAVSPTFMRRSTQPLTFTTASFAATKFGSTKIKSNGRNANKVSRNSPTNLGLNVNNLLKQKATSTSMHSLYGVGLGGQPQKPSALSPNAKEFVFPNLQGQGSPSAMFPGETSLNLSPLPYNNAFDVFTAYGGLNEKSLMESLNFSLSNMQYSNQQFQPVMAN; from the coding sequence ATGCAGCTTGAAATCCAAGTAGCACTCAACTTCATCATTTCTTACTTGTACAATAAGCTGCCCAGGCGACGTGTCAACATTTTCGGCGAGGAGTTGGAGCGACAGCTGAAACAGAAATACGAGGGACATTGGTACCCGGACAAGCCATATAAAGGGTCTGGATTCAGGTGTATACATGTCGGGGAGAAAGTGGACCCAGTTGTAGAGCAAGCAGCCAAAGAAAGTGGGTTGGACATTGAGGATGTCCGCAACAACCTGCCTCAGGACCTTAGTGTCTGGATTGATCCTTTCGAGGTGTCTTATCAGATTGGGGAGAAGGGACCCGTTAAGGTGCTCTATGTGGATGACAGTAATGAGAATGGACTGGAGTTGGACAAGGAGATCAAGAACAGCTTTAACCCAGAGGCCCAGGTCTTCATGCCCATTAGCGAACCCCTAGGCATGTCCCCCACCTCCAGTTCCCCGTCCCCACCGTTCGGCCAGTCGGCGGCGGTCAGCCCTACCTTCATGCGCCGTTCCACGCAACCTTTAACCTTTACCACTGCCAGCTTCGCCGCCACCAAATTCGGCTCCACGAAAATTAAAAGCAATGGGCGGAATGCCAACAAGGTGAGCCGAAACTCCCCCACCAACCTGGGCCTGAATGTAAACAACCTCCTGAAGCAGAAAGCCACGTCCACATCCATGCATTCTCTCTACGGCGTGGGCTTGGGCGGTCAGCCGCAGAAGCCCTCTGCCCTGTCTCCCAACGCCAAGGAGTTTGTGTTCCCCAATCTCCAGGGGCAGGGCAGCCCAAGTGCAATGTTCCCTGGGGAAACGTCCCTCAATCTCAGCCCTCTCCCGTACAATAATGCCTTTGATGTGTTCACAGCCTATGGAGGCCTTAATGAGAAGTCCCTCATGGAGAGTCTGAATTTTAGCTTGAGCAACATGCAGTATTCTAACCAGCAATTCCAGCCAGTGATGGCCAACTAG